In one window of Tenrec ecaudatus isolate mTenEca1 chromosome 3, mTenEca1.hap1, whole genome shotgun sequence DNA:
- the LOC142443145 gene encoding uncharacterized protein LOC142443145, with the protein MSYVCSECRKGFTRKSDLTAHKQTHTGEKPHICGECGKAFIRKTLLTVHQRTHTGEKPHVCGDCGKAFTRKHALTVHQRTHTGEKPHVCGECGKVFFWKHALTVHQQTHTGEKPHVCGECGKSFSQKSKLTVHQRTHTGEKPHVCGDCGKAFLMKSDLTVHQRTHTGEKPHVCGECGKAFIKKTLLTVHQRTHTGEKPHVCGECGKSFSQKSKLTVHQRTHTGEKPHVCGDCGKAFTRKHALTVHQRTHTGEKPHVCGECGKAFFWKHALTVHQQTHTGEKPHICGECGKAFIRKTLLTVHQRTHTGEKPHLCGECGKGFSQKSKLTVHQRTHTGEKPHVCGECGKCFSQKSKLTVHQRTHTGEKPHVCGDCGKAFTRKHALTVHQRTHTGEKPHVCGICGRGFIQKTALTVHQRTHTGEKPHVCGDCGKAFIRKHALTVHQQTHTGEKPHLCDECGKAFFWKHALTVHQRTHTGEKPHVCVECGKAFLMKSDLTVHQRTHTGEKPHICGVCGRGFIQKTALTVHQRTHTGEKPHVCGECGKAFFWKHALTVHQRTHTGEKPHVCVECGKAFLMKSDLTVHQRTHTGEKPHICGVCGRGFIQKTVLTVHQRTHTGEKPHVCGQCGKAFIKKCNLTVHQRTHTGEKFHVCGQ; encoded by the coding sequence atgtcctatgtatgcagtgaatgtaggaaaggcttcactaggaagagtgatctcactgctcataagcaaactcatactggagagaaaccccacatatgtggtgaatgtggaaaagcctttatcaggaagactcttctcactgttcatcagcgaactcatactggagagaaaccccatgtatgtggtgattgtggaaaagcctttactcggaagcatgctctcactgttcatcagcgaactcatactggagagaaaccccatgtatgtggtgaatgtggaaaagtctttttctggaagcatgctctcactgttcatcagcaaactcatactggagagaaaccccatgtatgtggtgaatgtggcaaaagctttagccagaagagtaaacttactgttcatcagcgaacccatactggagagaaaccccatgtatgtggtgattgtggaaaagcctttttaatgaagagcgatctcactgttcatcagcgaactcatactggagagaaaccccatgtatgtggtgaatgtggaaaagcctttatcaagaagactcttctcactgttcatcagcgaactcatactggagagaaaccccatgtatgtggtgaatgtggcaaaagctttagccagaagagtaaacTTACCGTTCATCAGcgaacccatactggagagaaaccccatgtatgtggtgattgtggaaaagcctttactcggaagcatgctctcactgttcatcagcgaactcatactggagagaaaccccatgtatgtggtgaatgtggaaaagcctttttctggaagcatgctctcactgttcatcagcaaactcatactggagagaaaccccacatatgtggtgaatgtggaaaagcctttatcaggaagactcttctcactgttcatcagcgaactcatactggagagaaaccccatttatgtggtgaatgtggcaaaggctttagccagaagagtaaacttactgttcatcagcgaactcatactggagagaaaccccatgtatgtggtgaatgtggcaaatgctttagccagaagagtaaacttactgttcatcagcgaacccatactggagagaaaccccatgtatgtggtgattgtggaaaagcctttactcggaagcatgctctcactgttcatcagcgaactcatactggagagaaaccccatgtatgtggtatcTGTGGcagaggctttatccagaagactgctctcactgttcatcagcgaactcatactggagagaaaccccatgtatgtggtgattgtggaaaagcctttattcggaagcatgctctcactgttcatcagcaaactcatactggagagaaaccccatttatgtgatgaatgtggaaaagcctttttctggaagcatgctctcactgttcatcagcgaacccatactggagagaaaccccatgtgtgtgttgaatgtggcaaagcctttttaatgaagagcgatctcactgttcatcagcgaactcatactggagagaaaccccatatatgtggtgTCTGTGGcagaggctttatccagaagactgctctcactgttcatcagcgaactcatactggagagaaaccccatgtatgtggtgaatgtggaaaagcctttttctggaagcatgctctcactgttcatcagcgaacccatactggagagaaaccccatgtgtgtgttgaatgtggcaaagcctttttaatgaagagcgatctcactgttcatcagcgaactcatactggagagaaaccccatatatgtggtgTCTGTGGcagaggctttatccagaagactgttctcactgttcatcagcgaactcatactggagagaaacctcatgtatgtggtcaatgtggaaaagcttttatcaagaagtgtaaccttactgttcatcagcgaactcatactggagagaaattccatgtatgtggtcaatga